From Pelosinus fermentans DSM 17108, the proteins below share one genomic window:
- a CDS encoding DMT family transporter, giving the protein MKNKNKAYLYLLITFFAWGSLYVVSKFVLGKIPIITISFLRYVIAGMILLILLKQRKLKKIEKQDYKYVFSIGFLGYFVAIGAQLLGTKLSNASLASLVNSMNPIVIMLFAIFILKEKLTINKVVCGILAITGVYIIVGGVDGDSQLLGISVSIFSVFLWSYVSVIIRKITQKYDSLQITTYGIIIAAICTMPFSIWELTVNPDVQFDGSVILSMLYIGGVCTAVAHVLWNKSLSLMEAGACSLFYPLQPMVAIFLGWLFLGESISTNFVLGAILIIGGVLFSILGKQEVSPTLEGEGVKKFS; this is encoded by the coding sequence ATGAAAAATAAAAACAAAGCGTATTTATATTTATTAATAACTTTTTTTGCATGGGGCAGTTTATATGTGGTCAGTAAATTTGTATTGGGCAAGATACCGATCATTACGATTTCCTTTCTGCGTTATGTGATTGCAGGAATGATTCTGCTGATTCTCCTGAAACAGCGAAAGCTGAAAAAAATAGAGAAACAAGATTATAAGTATGTGTTTTCAATTGGCTTTCTCGGTTACTTCGTGGCAATTGGGGCACAGCTCTTAGGAACAAAGCTATCAAATGCTTCCTTGGCCTCCCTGGTTAATTCTATGAATCCAATCGTAATTATGTTATTTGCCATATTCATTTTAAAAGAAAAACTTACGATAAATAAGGTTGTTTGTGGAATCTTGGCAATTACCGGTGTCTATATTATTGTTGGCGGAGTGGACGGAGACAGCCAACTACTGGGTATTTCCGTTTCCATATTCTCAGTATTTTTATGGTCTTACGTTTCCGTAATCATTAGGAAAATTACACAAAAGTATGATTCTCTGCAGATTACGACTTACGGAATTATCATTGCAGCAATATGTACAATGCCATTTTCAATTTGGGAGCTAACGGTAAATCCCGATGTTCAATTTGATGGCAGCGTAATACTTTCTATGCTTTATATCGGGGGAGTTTGTACAGCAGTAGCCCATGTGCTTTGGAACAAAAGTTTATCATTGATGGAAGCAGGAGCTTGCTCCCTATTTTATCCTTTGCAGCCAATGGTAGCAATTTTTCTTGGCTGGCTGTTCCTGGGGGAAAGTATTAGTACGAACTTTGTATTGGGGGCAATTCTTATTATCGGCGGGGTATTGTTTAGCATCCTGGGAAAACAGGAAGTTTCACCAACTCTGGAAGGCGAAGGAGTAAAAAAATTTTCATAG
- a CDS encoding catalase-related domain-containing protein, which produces MQDGAMQTMYSEGVANYLPNTLGGGMPMPAPEIGKPPQEFVSGNVVRSEITGDDYYQAGCRYRMMPVLEKKHLVSNIVENLSQAYEPIQRRMIEHFMQVDHELGSRIAQGINLNI; this is translated from the coding sequence ATGCAGGATGGAGCCATGCAGACCATGTACAGTGAAGGTGTTGCTAACTATTTACCCAATACATTAGGCGGTGGGATGCCCATGCCGGCACCTGAGATCGGGAAACCTCCTCAGGAGTTTGTTTCAGGCAATGTGGTTCGCTCAGAAATAACAGGTGATGATTATTATCAAGCTGGCTGCAGATACCGGATGATGCCGGTGCTTGAAAAGAAACACTTAGTCTCAAATATTGTAGAAAATTTAAGCCAAGCCTACGAGCCGATTCAAAGAAGAATGATTGAACATTTCATGCAGGTAGATCATGAACTTGGCAGCAGAATTGCACAGGGGATAAATCTGAACATATAA
- a CDS encoding bifunctional 2-keto-4-hydroxyglutarate aldolase/2-keto-3-deoxy-6-phosphogluconate aldolase: MILSKQQVLEQICKSGLVAVVRAENGDQAKRISEACLAGGMKAIEMTFTVPNAHHIMEELAKSYSPEELIIGAGTVLDPETARISILSGAQYVVSPCLNKETVRLCNRYQIPMMAGAMTIKEVVECMEAGCDIVKLFPGELFGPAMVKAIKGPLPQAQIMPTGGVSVSNVQEWIKAGCVAVGAGSSLTAGAKTGDYAAITATAKKFLEEIAKARSSK; the protein is encoded by the coding sequence ATGATTTTGAGTAAACAACAAGTACTTGAACAAATTTGTAAATCCGGTTTAGTTGCGGTAGTAAGGGCTGAAAACGGTGATCAGGCTAAGCGGATATCAGAGGCTTGCTTGGCTGGCGGCATGAAAGCTATCGAAATGACTTTTACTGTACCAAATGCTCATCATATTATGGAAGAATTGGCGAAATCCTATTCTCCAGAGGAATTAATTATTGGGGCAGGGACAGTTCTTGATCCTGAAACCGCTCGTATTTCCATTCTCAGCGGGGCGCAATATGTAGTTTCACCATGCCTGAATAAAGAAACTGTACGTTTGTGCAATCGGTATCAAATTCCGATGATGGCTGGGGCTATGACGATAAAAGAAGTTGTTGAATGTATGGAAGCTGGATGTGACATTGTTAAGCTATTCCCAGGGGAACTCTTTGGCCCGGCTATGGTCAAAGCCATAAAAGGTCCTTTGCCTCAGGCACAGATTATGCCGACTGGCGGAGTTAGTGTTAGCAATGTTCAAGAATGGATTAAGGCTGGCTGCGTGGCAGTTGGTGCTGGCAGCAGCTTAACAGCTGGTGCTAAGACCGGGGATTATGCTGCAATTACCGCAACAGCCAAGAAATTCCTGGAAGAGATTGCTAAGGCCCGGTCCTCTAAATGA
- a CDS encoding MurR/RpiR family transcriptional regulator, whose translation MPGTNLPTLCLPLLRSSYHSFTKSEKRVASFITERPHDIIHMTISDLAEATKTAEATISRFCRKLGFHGLQSLKIVLASEILSPLETTYQEVQPTDSFETIGIKIFNSISEGLQDTLKVLDFDALQKAVAILDRAHKIDIYGFGISAVIASDIEHRFIRFGIPTKAYSDLHMQLISASILEPEDVVIVISHTGSNTDLLNSVEVAKQSGAQVIAITSHLKSPLTKKADLVLHGMSREVNYSSESMTSRLIHMAIVDLLYMGMIFKNQDKFTNNLNKLRLAIANRKT comes from the coding sequence ATGCCTGGAACAAATCTACCAACACTATGTCTGCCTCTTTTGCGTAGCAGCTATCATAGTTTTACTAAATCTGAAAAGCGGGTTGCCAGCTTTATTACAGAACGACCGCATGATATTATTCATATGACTATTTCTGATTTGGCAGAAGCTACAAAGACTGCAGAAGCTACAATTTCCCGTTTTTGCCGTAAATTGGGGTTTCATGGTTTACAAAGCTTAAAAATTGTCTTAGCTAGCGAAATACTCAGTCCTCTGGAAACTACCTATCAGGAAGTACAACCTACTGATTCATTTGAAACGATAGGGATTAAAATATTTAACAGTATCTCCGAAGGTTTACAAGATACACTGAAAGTACTTGATTTTGATGCATTGCAAAAGGCTGTTGCAATTCTTGATCGTGCTCATAAGATTGATATTTATGGCTTTGGTATTTCAGCAGTAATTGCCTCTGATATCGAACATCGTTTCATACGTTTTGGCATACCAACAAAGGCCTATTCCGATTTGCATATGCAGCTTATTTCAGCATCCATTTTAGAACCAGAAGATGTAGTTATCGTCATATCACACACTGGATCAAATACTGATTTGCTGAATTCGGTGGAAGTTGCAAAACAAAGCGGGGCCCAAGTCATCGCAATTACCAGCCACTTAAAATCGCCTCTTACCAAAAAAGCAGATCTCGTCTTGCACGGTATGAGCCGGGAAGTGAATTACTCTTCAGAATCAATGACATCGCGGCTGATTCATATGGCCATCGTAGACCTTTTATATATGGGTATGATATTTAAAAACCAGGATAAATTTACCAATAATCTTAATAAACTGCGGCTGGCAATTGCTAACCGTAAAACATAG
- a CDS encoding PTS fructose transporter subunit IIB: MIAVCVCPTGIAHTYMAQAALEKAAMGRGQYCFNKRK; encoded by the coding sequence ATGATTGCTGTATGTGTGTGTCCCACGGGGATTGCTCATACGTATATGGCCCAGGCTGCTTTGGAGAAAGCTGCAATGGGTAGGGGACAATATTGTTTTAATAAAAGAAAGTAG
- a CDS encoding helix-turn-helix domain-containing protein, with protein sequence MLKKIRASKKISQTELSKKTGFPQTTISDWEM encoded by the coding sequence ATTCTAAAAAAGATAAGAGCCAGTAAAAAAATATCGCAAACTGAGCTTAGCAAGAAAACAGGATTTCCCCAAACGACAATTAGTGACTGGGAAATGTAG
- a CDS encoding catalase: MNNETTNHSARLTKEKGSTLNGDLQVAVGGELHQIAGGQHPALTTNQGVALSDNQNSLRANPSGPTLGEDFILREKITHFDHERIPERVVHARGTGVHGFFELTTSLKQYTTAKILTEVGEKTPVFTRMSTVAGGAGSVDTPRDVRGFAVKFYTKEGNWDLVSNNIPVFFIQDAIKFPDLIHALKMEPDRGFPQSSTAHDTFWDFISLTPESMHMVMWIMSDRTIPRSLRMIEGFGVHSFRLINHLGESTFVKFHWRPKLGLQSTIWDEAVKISGADQDFHRRDMFDAITSGNFPEWEFAVQLFTQEEADTFPFDHLDPTKLIPEELVPLQVIGRMVLDRWPNNFFAETEQVAYCPSHIVPGIDFSNDPLLQGRLFSYHDTQLSRLGTPNFHQIPINAPKCPFANHQRDGQMQMAQPAGRVAYEPNSLSAESPREAPAYGFHSAAVTETGVKGRIRAASFADHYSQARMFYISQTAYEQAHIASALVFELSKVEHVHVRDAIVGHLRHIEEALAKRVALGLGIDELPDAPVAAMPVQEMKPSPALQIIGKMQDTLKGRAIGILIANGSDGAVIEQIRKAATDAGAAVKIIAPNVGDVKLAAGLKLNADGQLAGSPSVLFDAVAVILSDEGVKALSMESAAIDFVRDAFGHLKAIAVDKGGQTLLKIANVGQDAGVLDANDKEAFIAAAKTRQWDREKSVRTLA; this comes from the coding sequence ATGAATAATGAAACAACGAATCATTCGGCAAGACTTACAAAGGAAAAGGGCTCAACTCTGAATGGAGATTTACAAGTAGCTGTTGGCGGTGAACTGCACCAAATCGCTGGTGGACAGCATCCTGCGCTCACTACCAATCAGGGCGTTGCACTTTCTGATAATCAAAACTCACTCAGAGCCAATCCCAGCGGTCCTACTCTGGGAGAGGATTTCATTCTTAGAGAGAAAATTACGCATTTCGATCACGAGCGTATTCCAGAACGTGTTGTTCACGCCCGGGGTACAGGTGTACATGGATTCTTCGAGCTGACCACCTCATTGAAGCAATACACTACTGCCAAGATACTCACAGAGGTGGGGGAAAAGACACCGGTTTTTACTCGTATGTCTACCGTTGCGGGCGGCGCAGGTTCGGTTGATACCCCTCGTGACGTACGCGGATTTGCTGTCAAATTTTATACTAAGGAAGGCAACTGGGATCTGGTCAGCAACAATATTCCGGTTTTCTTCATTCAGGATGCTATTAAATTCCCTGATCTCATCCATGCCTTAAAAATGGAACCTGATCGCGGCTTTCCCCAATCTTCAACCGCTCATGACACATTCTGGGATTTCATTTCACTCACGCCTGAATCCATGCATATGGTGATGTGGATCATGTCTGATCGCACAATACCACGTTCTCTGCGGATGATCGAAGGTTTTGGTGTGCATAGTTTTCGGCTGATTAACCATTTAGGTGAATCAACTTTCGTCAAATTCCACTGGCGCCCTAAACTAGGTTTGCAGTCCACCATTTGGGATGAGGCAGTCAAGATTTCTGGTGCGGATCAAGACTTCCACCGTCGTGATATGTTCGATGCCATCACGTCAGGTAATTTCCCCGAGTGGGAATTTGCGGTTCAGCTTTTCACCCAGGAGGAAGCGGATACATTCCCCTTCGATCATTTGGATCCTACCAAGCTGATTCCCGAAGAATTGGTTCCCTTGCAAGTAATCGGACGCATGGTGCTGGATCGTTGGCCGAATAATTTCTTCGCTGAGACGGAGCAGGTTGCTTACTGTCCTTCTCATATCGTACCAGGCATCGATTTCTCGAATGATCCACTGCTGCAAGGCCGTTTATTTTCCTATCATGATACACAGCTTTCCCGGCTGGGTACACCCAATTTTCACCAGATCCCGATCAACGCTCCAAAGTGTCCCTTCGCTAACCACCAACGGGATGGACAGATGCAGATGGCGCAACCTGCGGGGCGTGTTGCATATGAGCCTAATTCCTTGTCTGCTGAATCGCCCCGGGAAGCACCAGCCTACGGTTTTCATAGTGCTGCGGTAACTGAAACGGGCGTGAAAGGCCGCATCCGTGCTGCAAGTTTTGCTGATCACTACAGTCAAGCGCGAATGTTTTATATCAGCCAAACAGCATATGAGCAAGCGCATATCGCCTCGGCTTTAGTATTTGAGCTTTCCAAGGTTGAACATGTTCACGTGCGTGATGCGATAGTCGGTCACCTGCGGCATATCGAAGAAGCCCTTGCGAAAAGAGTTGCCCTGGGCCTTGGGATCGACGAACTTCCTGATGCGCCAGTGGCCGCAATGCCCGTACAAGAAATGAAGCCCTCGCCTGCATTGCAGATCATCGGCAAGATGCAAGACACGCTCAAGGGGCGCGCGATCGGTATCCTGATCGCGAATGGCTCAGACGGAGCTGTAATCGAACAGATTAGAAAGGCGGCGACGGATGCGGGTGCTGCTGTGAAGATTATCGCTCCAAATGTGGGAGACGTGAAACTCGCAGCTGGTCTGAAATTGAATGCTGACGGGCAATTAGCTGGTTCTCCTTCGGTGTTATTTGATGCAGTCGCAGTCATTCTCTCTGACGAAGGCGTAAAGGCACTGTCAATGGAAAGCGCTGCAATTGATTTTGTGCGCGATGCCTTTGGTCATCTAAAGGCTATTGCCGTTGATAAAGGCGGGCAAACCCTTTTAAAAATCGCTAATGTCGGACAAGATGCGGGTGTCTTGGATGCCAATGACAAAGAAGCATTTATTGCTGCGGCAAAGACACGTCAATGGGACCGGGAGAAATCCGTTCGAACCTTGGCATAA
- a CDS encoding DUF6612 family protein, whose protein sequence is MSNSFALAEEKLSPEKAYLSDVYKNMMDVNNLHYDVAIKAETPMGEVKIAVNGEGQEKPLNYQQDINISFRDVKNKENTVMLKQYIEQNQGNLVLYSLSNEKWIKQIVPLGFSLNKELSADEKVSARMDMLQLMKSVKLKKETPSYKYMEITLDSMQISDAIGAVVKLDNAQDKDMVRAFAVVRLGLLAAGDIKYNIKIDKATKMVKEIDMDLTAPIQKGAGLFLEIANPKDRVNIEDFLTKSTLNMQIKYSKYNQVDPIEIPQDVRDNAKEVKPADKAAPKKSEKILL, encoded by the coding sequence ATGAGCAATTCGTTTGCTTTGGCCGAGGAAAAGCTGTCACCGGAAAAGGCGTATTTGAGCGATGTATATAAAAATATGATGGATGTAAACAACTTGCATTATGACGTGGCGATCAAGGCTGAAACGCCGATGGGAGAAGTGAAAATTGCAGTCAATGGGGAAGGTCAGGAAAAACCGCTGAACTATCAACAAGATATAAACATTTCATTTCGTGATGTAAAAAATAAAGAAAATACAGTGATGTTAAAGCAGTATATAGAACAAAACCAAGGCAATCTAGTGCTTTATTCGTTAAGTAACGAAAAATGGATCAAACAGATTGTGCCCCTTGGTTTTTCTTTGAACAAAGAACTTTCAGCGGATGAAAAGGTCTCTGCTCGAATGGATATGTTGCAGTTGATGAAATCGGTGAAGCTGAAAAAGGAAACACCATCCTATAAATATATGGAAATAACTTTGGATAGTATGCAAATAAGTGATGCTATAGGTGCAGTTGTCAAACTGGATAATGCGCAGGATAAGGATATGGTGAGGGCGTTTGCGGTAGTACGCCTTGGGTTGTTAGCTGCTGGCGATATAAAATATAATATTAAAATTGATAAAGCGACTAAGATGGTAAAAGAAATCGATATGGATCTGACAGCGCCGATTCAAAAAGGGGCAGGATTGTTTTTGGAGATAGCTAATCCAAAGGATAGAGTTAATATCGAAGATTTTTTAACAAAATCGACATTGAATATGCAGATAAAGTATTCGAAATATAATCAAGTAGATCCTATAGAGATTCCTCAAGATGTGCGAGACAATGCAAAGGAAGTCAAACCGGCAGATAAGGCAGCTCCTAAAAAAAGTGAAAAAATATTGTTATGA
- a CDS encoding LTA synthase family protein, with amino-acid sequence MAFQFYSGEPEIPIGIFALDVCNALIRDLLLASIFIFFRKHITWIKHAAKAYCPIVILAILWLGISTVIINSLNLNFSAITIMSVLTGVINNVIFVLLAGYLYTKRNNLLSKTIYFLSYFFTILIFYSDTIYFFVTSTHIEKVLFDNLNNYSITGVLYTTDKIVLLGILISFFFLMLLFRAPKRIHNLHTKKVVILTIIVCILANLVNFTTAYVYPKALMEEGFDEEAEIETCRNLSRDLLTKSVTTNLIREFLRNDDRPVTASNQLYRVAFSEQETKLLNELGIAVSEKPTPNQKAFPYEKIIVIIAESFHRDYLNFYNSQIPMETTEFLDGLLKKYPHLDHYYTSNKPTTQGLNSMFLSQSIYSDEQSFENNVTLFKTLESNGYDTVFLEATSQYYNDEFRAYKKRFGMQTYRAKEDLERQGYMGSSGWGFHNDVMYDETIRLLEQNRDHKIFIATKTIDSHQPFPYCGLSERDIPANIKEQYKNVYLKGIYWENITLKKFFHDLEDRNLLDDKTLIIVTSDHNPHPSQNDNYKRLGQDDLRLSPAPIPLIFVSKNLQPFDNFSSATFASQIDFAPTLLGILGIPSPPEFSGRNITTIPENRGYAIGCVGETVYYWSKDRQLTIDMYSGKNQNDYEKSLIHWVQDSYVKYFHGNSTNGLQ; translated from the coding sequence TTGGCATTTCAATTCTACAGCGGAGAACCGGAAATTCCGATAGGAATATTCGCCCTTGATGTATGCAATGCTCTTATTCGTGATTTATTGCTGGCAAGTATATTTATATTTTTCCGAAAGCATATTACGTGGATTAAACACGCTGCAAAAGCGTACTGCCCAATTGTAATTTTAGCAATTCTTTGGTTAGGCATCTCAACGGTTATTATTAATTCATTAAATTTAAATTTTAGTGCCATAACTATCATGTCAGTTCTTACGGGTGTGATTAATAATGTTATATTCGTACTATTAGCTGGCTACCTATATACTAAACGGAATAATTTACTATCTAAGACCATATACTTTTTGTCGTATTTTTTTACCATTTTGATTTTTTATAGTGACACCATATACTTTTTTGTTACATCAACACATATTGAAAAGGTGTTATTTGATAATCTAAACAATTATTCAATAACAGGTGTACTATATACTACAGATAAAATTGTTTTACTTGGTATACTAATAAGCTTTTTCTTTCTTATGTTATTATTTCGCGCTCCGAAAAGGATACATAATTTGCACACAAAAAAAGTTGTTATCCTTACTATAATCGTCTGTATCTTAGCTAATCTTGTTAATTTCACCACAGCCTACGTCTATCCAAAAGCTTTGATGGAAGAAGGGTTTGATGAGGAAGCAGAAATAGAAACATGCAGAAACTTATCCCGTGATTTGCTTACCAAGTCTGTAACTACCAACTTAATACGGGAATTTCTGCGAAATGACGATAGACCCGTGACCGCCTCCAATCAGCTTTACCGTGTGGCATTTTCAGAACAGGAAACCAAGCTGCTAAATGAATTAGGAATTGCTGTTAGCGAAAAACCTACTCCCAATCAAAAAGCTTTTCCATATGAAAAAATAATTGTAATTATCGCTGAATCGTTTCATCGAGATTACTTGAATTTCTATAATTCACAAATTCCAATGGAAACAACAGAATTCTTGGATGGCTTATTAAAGAAGTATCCTCATTTAGATCATTATTACACTTCCAATAAACCTACAACGCAGGGACTTAACTCTATGTTTCTTTCTCAGTCGATCTATTCCGACGAACAATCTTTTGAAAATAATGTCACGTTATTCAAAACTCTCGAAAGTAACGGTTATGATACAGTCTTTTTGGAAGCTACCAGCCAGTACTATAATGATGAATTCCGAGCATATAAAAAACGGTTTGGAATGCAGACTTACAGAGCAAAAGAAGATTTAGAAAGACAAGGATATATGGGAAGCAGTGGCTGGGGATTCCATAATGACGTAATGTATGACGAAACGATCAGGTTATTGGAGCAAAACCGGGATCATAAAATTTTTATAGCAACTAAGACGATCGATTCCCATCAACCTTTTCCATATTGCGGGCTTTCTGAAAGAGATATTCCGGCAAATATCAAGGAGCAATATAAAAATGTTTATCTTAAAGGAATCTATTGGGAAAATATTACCTTGAAAAAATTTTTCCACGACCTTGAAGATCGAAATTTGCTGGACGATAAGACTCTTATTATTGTTACAAGTGATCATAATCCTCATCCAAGTCAGAATGACAATTATAAACGCCTTGGGCAAGACGATCTGCGTTTAAGCCCAGCTCCCATCCCGCTTATCTTTGTTAGCAAAAATTTGCAGCCTTTTGACAATTTCAGCAGTGCAACATTCGCGAGTCAGATTGATTTCGCACCCACACTTTTAGGAATATTAGGAATTCCTTCACCACCGGAGTTTTCAGGCAGAAATATAACTACTATTCCTGAAAATCGTGGTTATGCCATTGGGTGTGTGGGAGAAACAGTTTACTACTGGTCAAAAGACCGCCAACTAACAATAGACATGTATAGCGGAAAAAATCAAAATGATTATGAAAAATCACTGATACATTGGGTTCAAGATTCATATGTCAAATATTTTCATGGTAATTCTACCAATGGGCTGCAGTAG
- a CDS encoding purple acid phosphatase family protein yields MKKYILGFILICVIAAIGFLAVPKLMHIGYGTDVGQIMHVVAADMKHEHTISWKTAKFGEPGNLEIRPKQSENIIKVNAEAVELPAYNGGKHFGIYTAHITNLTAGTEYEYRISVGKRQSAWMEFKTEPESTSFKALIFGDSQSLDYKDWAKTAQTAWEKNGDAAFFVNMGDLVDNGQDEWQWNAWFNGGAKLFAAIPVVPVMGNHETYSLDWKMAKPDYYLSLFALPANGLAGLERFAYSYDYGDVHFIVLNTQLNELQEWYPDLLEQQQRWLAKDLSKTQKKWKVVLMHRGIWTHPFNGPLDVIGQTFVPVFDQYHVDLVFTGHVHSYARTKALKNGNPDPDGTIYISTGRSGDRVWDKSPQKPMDELYYNPLDMPNYLVFEASHDALKVTAFKQNGEIIDQTELKK; encoded by the coding sequence ATGAAAAAATATATCTTGGGTTTTATACTTATTTGCGTCATAGCTGCTATAGGTTTTTTAGCTGTGCCGAAATTGATGCATATCGGTTATGGTACTGATGTGGGGCAGATCATGCATGTGGTTGCGGCAGATATGAAGCATGAGCATACGATTTCGTGGAAGACGGCAAAGTTTGGTGAGCCAGGAAATTTGGAGATACGACCCAAGCAGTCGGAAAATATCATAAAAGTCAACGCAGAGGCAGTGGAGTTGCCTGCATATAATGGGGGAAAACACTTTGGGATTTATACAGCACATATTACCAATCTTACGGCTGGAACTGAGTATGAATATCGTATTTCCGTTGGCAAACGGCAATCTGCATGGATGGAATTCAAGACCGAGCCAGAGTCAACATCATTTAAGGCACTTATTTTTGGTGATTCACAGTCATTAGATTATAAAGATTGGGCGAAAACAGCTCAGACAGCATGGGAAAAAAATGGGGATGCGGCGTTTTTTGTTAATATGGGTGATCTCGTTGATAATGGGCAGGACGAATGGCAGTGGAATGCCTGGTTTAATGGAGGAGCAAAGCTTTTCGCAGCAATACCTGTAGTTCCGGTCATGGGGAATCACGAGACATATAGTCTCGATTGGAAGATGGCAAAACCCGATTACTATCTTTCGCTTTTTGCCCTGCCGGCAAATGGTCTGGCAGGCCTGGAACGATTCGCTTATTCCTATGACTATGGCGATGTACATTTTATCGTACTCAATACTCAATTAAATGAGTTACAGGAATGGTATCCTGATTTACTAGAGCAGCAACAGAGATGGCTTGCAAAAGATCTTTCCAAAACACAGAAAAAGTGGAAGGTAGTTCTTATGCATCGTGGTATCTGGACACATCCTTTCAATGGACCGCTTGATGTGATTGGTCAAACCTTTGTGCCAGTGTTTGATCAATATCATGTTGATCTTGTATTTACCGGGCATGTCCATTCCTACGCGCGTACCAAGGCACTGAAAAATGGCAATCCCGATCCTGACGGGACTATCTATATTTCGACAGGACGCAGCGGCGACAGGGTATGGGATAAATCTCCGCAAAAACCGATGGATGAGCTTTATTATAATCCACTTGATATGCCGAATTACCTTGTATTTGAAGCCTCACATGATGCTCTTAAAGTAACTGCTTTTAAGCAAAACGGTGAGATTATTGATCAAACAGAACTAAAAAAATAG